One Algihabitans albus DNA segment encodes these proteins:
- a CDS encoding DegT/DnrJ/EryC1/StrS family aminotransferase has protein sequence MHELPRQRPFGRPLIGQEEIEAVVSVLQGSQLVHGPRAKQFEDDFASFCKGGTAVSVSSCTAGLHLAYFDLGLGPGDEVIVPAQTHVATAHAVEFTGASCVFVEADPQTGNVAPNAVAAAVTERTRAISIVHYLGLPADMPAINAIAAKHDLTVVEDCALALGSWLDGVHCGLLGDLGAFSFYPVKHITTAEGGMILTRNADTAARIARKKAFGVDRTHSERSVPGVYDVTMLGFNYRMNELAAALGIEQIKKADGFLQARAENTKVLRAALAEIDEVELLWTGDARFVSSHYCTAAILSDAVAPRRFEIVAQLKQAGIGTSVYYPRAVPQMTYYREKYGHPAGAFPQAERISDQSIALPVGPHLDGEDMVAIAAAVKSAIRDTAA, from the coding sequence ATGCATGAGCTGCCGCGCCAGCGCCCCTTCGGACGCCCGCTGATAGGACAGGAGGAAATCGAGGCCGTGGTCTCCGTTCTGCAAGGGTCGCAGCTCGTGCACGGACCGCGCGCCAAGCAGTTCGAGGATGACTTCGCCAGCTTCTGCAAGGGCGGCACGGCGGTCTCTGTCTCTTCCTGCACCGCCGGACTGCACCTGGCCTATTTCGATCTGGGCTTGGGTCCGGGCGACGAGGTCATCGTGCCGGCGCAAACCCACGTCGCCACGGCCCATGCGGTTGAGTTCACGGGCGCTTCCTGCGTCTTCGTCGAGGCGGATCCGCAGACAGGCAACGTCGCCCCCAATGCCGTCGCCGCCGCAGTGACCGAGCGTACCCGCGCCATCTCGATCGTGCACTACCTGGGACTGCCGGCGGACATGCCGGCGATCAATGCCATCGCCGCAAAGCACGATCTGACGGTGGTCGAAGACTGCGCTCTCGCATTGGGGAGTTGGCTGGACGGTGTGCATTGCGGTCTGCTCGGCGACCTGGGCGCTTTCTCCTTCTATCCGGTCAAACACATCACGACGGCCGAAGGCGGTATGATCCTGACGCGCAACGCCGACACCGCCGCACGCATCGCCCGCAAAAAGGCCTTCGGGGTCGACCGCACCCACAGCGAACGCAGCGTCCCGGGCGTCTACGACGTCACCATGCTGGGCTTCAACTACCGCATGAACGAGCTGGCCGCGGCCCTGGGTATCGAGCAGATCAAAAAGGCAGACGGCTTTCTTCAGGCCCGGGCCGAAAACACCAAGGTACTGCGTGCCGCCCTGGCGGAGATCGACGAGGTCGAGCTGCTCTGGACCGGCGACGCGCGCTTCGTCAGCAGCCACTACTGCACCGCCGCGATTCTCAGCGACGCCGTCGCACCGCGACGTTTCGAAATCGTCGCCCAGCTCAAGCAAGCCGGCATCGGAACCAGCGTCTACTATCCCCGCGCGGTCCCGCAGATGACCTACTACCGGGAAAAATACGGCCACCCGGCCGGCGCCTTTCCACAGGCCGAGCGTATCAGCGACCAGTCGATCGCCTTGCCGGTCGGCCCGCATCTGGACGGAGAGGACATGGTCGCCATCGCGGCCGCCGTTAAGAGCGCTATCCGGGATACCGCCGCATGA
- a CDS encoding Gfo/Idh/MocA family protein, which produces MSLRAGVIGLGVGFQHAIGLAQHPNCDLAALCDRDPVKRQQAKEHFPGVPLFETAEALLEESDLDLICVASYDDDHANQILRALTLGRHVFAEKPLCLMPEETAAIRDALERRRHLRLSSNTVLRASPRFAQLKRDIDDGRLGRIYAIEGDYNYGRLEKLTAGWRGRIPNYSVMLGGGIHVADLLLWLTGQAVGEVVALGNGIASTGSEFSGRDYAIALLRFADGTVGKLSANFGCVEPHFHRLLVYGTEATFENGRGSARLWRSRAADAVPEDIATPYPGVAKHALLPSFVEAILHGSAPLVDENDVLGAMELCHAIDQAIDCGRPVKVETSRMTRAVLETHHA; this is translated from the coding sequence ATGAGCCTGCGCGCCGGCGTGATCGGGCTGGGCGTCGGTTTCCAGCATGCGATCGGCCTCGCGCAGCACCCGAACTGCGATCTCGCGGCGCTTTGCGATCGGGATCCCGTGAAGCGGCAGCAAGCCAAAGAGCATTTCCCCGGCGTTCCCTTGTTCGAGACTGCGGAAGCACTGCTCGAGGAGAGCGATCTCGACCTCATCTGCGTCGCGAGCTACGACGATGATCACGCGAATCAGATCTTGCGGGCCTTGACCCTGGGCCGTCATGTCTTCGCCGAGAAACCGCTTTGTCTGATGCCGGAAGAGACGGCAGCGATCCGTGACGCGCTGGAGCGTCGGCGTCACTTGCGTCTCTCATCGAACACGGTTCTGCGCGCCTCCCCACGCTTTGCCCAGTTGAAACGCGATATCGATGACGGCCGCCTCGGACGTATCTACGCGATCGAAGGCGACTACAACTACGGCAGGCTGGAAAAACTGACCGCCGGATGGCGCGGGCGGATTCCGAACTATTCGGTCATGCTCGGCGGCGGAATTCACGTCGCCGATCTGCTGCTATGGCTCACGGGTCAAGCGGTTGGGGAAGTCGTCGCCCTGGGCAACGGCATCGCCAGCACCGGCAGTGAGTTCTCGGGCCGGGATTACGCCATTGCCCTGCTGCGGTTCGCCGACGGTACGGTCGGCAAGCTTTCAGCGAATTTCGGCTGCGTCGAGCCGCACTTCCATCGGCTGCTCGTCTACGGAACCGAGGCCACCTTCGAGAACGGGCGCGGCTCCGCCCGTCTCTGGCGGTCACGTGCGGCAGACGCCGTTCCGGAGGACATCGCAACGCCCTACCCCGGCGTCGCCAAGCACGCGCTGCTGCCGAGCTTCGTGGAAGCGATCCTTCATGGCAGCGCCCCCTTGGTCGACGAAAACGACGTCTTGGGCGCGATGGAGCTTTGCCACGCGATCGACCAGGCGATCGACTGCGGCCGACCGGTGAAAGTCGAAACCTCCCGTATGACCCGAGCTGTACTAGAGACCCATCATGCATGA
- a CDS encoding cytidylyltransferase domain-containing protein, with protein sequence MTLSFEAPARRVIAIVQARLSSERLPGKVLRPLGGRPLLGHLIDRLRHVPDLDGVVLATSSEASDDPLATFAGQEGLRCYRGPLEDVASRILQAAVSDGADAFVRISGDSPLMAPEIVSWAAKLFRQQWPDLVTNVATRSFPKGQSVEILKTSTFRAAVREFETASDREHVTSFFYRHADRFRILAFARQEPLESLQLSVDCEEDFRRVETLIKRMDRPPASYGLDDIIGLLPDRSGTEVGA encoded by the coding sequence ATGACCCTAAGTTTCGAGGCACCGGCCCGGCGCGTCATCGCGATCGTCCAGGCACGTCTATCGTCGGAACGACTGCCAGGCAAGGTCCTGCGCCCCCTGGGTGGCCGGCCGCTGCTCGGTCACCTGATCGACCGGCTCCGCCACGTGCCCGACCTGGACGGTGTCGTGCTGGCAACCTCGAGCGAAGCTTCCGACGATCCTCTTGCGACTTTTGCCGGCCAGGAAGGTCTACGCTGCTATCGCGGACCGCTGGAGGACGTTGCCAGCCGGATTCTTCAGGCGGCCGTCTCCGACGGCGCCGACGCTTTCGTCAGGATCTCGGGCGACAGTCCCCTGATGGCTCCGGAAATCGTGAGCTGGGCGGCCAAGCTGTTCCGGCAACAGTGGCCCGACCTGGTCACCAATGTCGCAACCCGCAGCTTCCCGAAGGGCCAATCGGTCGAGATATTGAAGACCTCGACCTTCCGCGCCGCGGTTCGCGAATTCGAGACGGCATCCGACCGCGAACACGTCACATCTTTTTTCTACCGCCATGCCGATAGATTCCGGATACTTGCCTTCGCTCGGCAAGAACCTCTCGAGTCGCTGCAGCTTTCGGTCGACTGCGAAGAGGATTTCCGGAGAGTTGAGACGCTGATCAAGCGCATGGATCGGCCACCTGCCAGCTACGGACTCGACGACATCATCGGTCTGCTGCCCGATCGCAGCGGAACGGAGGTCGGAGCGTGA
- the fliW gene encoding flagellar assembly protein FliW gives MSTSAHALATAAPDQGSVVPQTLVETRFGTFAFDANNSLLMPSGPLGFATHRHFGLANLPDPNLAAFKLLQSLDDIDVSFVVTPLELHPGLIEPLDIEAGAKAVGMASTNLETLLIVTARTSPEGASLSINLRAPVLIDFDARTARQVVLGNPHYAVQHPITMPQA, from the coding sequence ATGTCGACCTCCGCCCACGCCCTGGCCACAGCAGCTCCCGACCAAGGGTCCGTCGTGCCTCAGACCCTTGTCGAGACCCGCTTCGGCACCTTCGCCTTCGATGCGAACAACAGCCTCCTGATGCCCTCGGGCCCGTTGGGGTTTGCGACGCACCGGCACTTCGGCTTGGCCAACCTGCCGGACCCGAACCTCGCGGCCTTCAAGTTGCTGCAGTCGCTCGATGATATCGACGTCAGCTTCGTCGTCACGCCGCTGGAGCTGCATCCGGGTCTGATCGAGCCGCTCGACATCGAGGCGGGAGCCAAAGCGGTCGGGATGGCTTCGACGAACCTGGAAACGCTCCTGATCGTGACGGCCCGGACCAGTCCGGAGGGCGCGTCTCTCAGCATCAACCTGCGTGCGCCGGTGCTCATCGACTTCGATGCCCGAACTGCGCGGCAGGTCGTGCTGGGGAATCCGCACTATGCGGTGCAGCACCCGATCACCATGCCCCAAGCCTGA